In Pseudomonadales bacterium, a single window of DNA contains:
- a CDS encoding VWA domain-containing protein codes for MHALLTDFHFLRPWWLLALLPCALLTLWLARRHRRPPVWGELIDPMLLPHLLLPSDAKRSKALPMLLFGGWTLGVLALAGPAWERLPEPVERSNDALIIALELDASMRATDLAPSRLQRARHKIADILAARHDGLTALIVYAGDAHVVTPLSDDVNTLAAMLAALDPAIMPEPGNDPRTAAELAAQLLHGAGLNEGRVLFVADAFPRSAQATVAHTLAGARLGFSLLAVGTAQGAPVPLPDGGFLRDPDGGIRVPGVDLATMRDAAATARGRFAQLGVDDSDIRYLLPAEAAVPARTSADTNRRFDQWQDRAPWLALALLPLAALAFRRGWLLALTLAALLPAPHADALEWRDLWLRKDQQGAQALAAGEAERAAGLFRSPAWRGAAQYRSGDYVGAARSWSQQDDATAHYNRGNALARAGRLDAAIAAYDAALARDPQLADAAANRRLVEELARQRNANPQTGGNDRNGSPADSQDQAAGTPQADTAQAPSAPRPGSSGGSDSARPSGPDARADSATHPGAGTNGSPATEPSAATGADSAAVQQLQEHDAAGAGDESGQTRDVQPQAEGSAASAQSPTHAAEDTESVSGAASIAPDQSADSEDDQAMEHWLRRIPDDPGELLRRKFEYENRSRNDESGRSKW; via the coding sequence GTGCATGCCCTGCTGACCGACTTTCACTTCCTGCGCCCGTGGTGGCTGCTCGCCCTGTTGCCGTGCGCGCTGCTCACGCTGTGGCTCGCACGCCGGCACCGCCGCCCGCCGGTGTGGGGCGAGCTGATCGACCCGATGCTGCTGCCACACCTGTTGCTGCCGAGCGACGCGAAGCGATCGAAGGCGCTGCCGATGCTGTTGTTCGGCGGCTGGACGCTCGGCGTGCTGGCGCTTGCCGGACCAGCCTGGGAGCGGCTGCCGGAGCCGGTGGAGCGCAGCAACGATGCGCTGATCATTGCACTCGAACTCGACGCCAGCATGCGCGCCACCGACCTTGCCCCGTCACGGCTGCAGCGCGCACGCCACAAGATCGCCGACATCCTCGCCGCACGCCACGACGGCCTGACCGCGCTGATCGTCTACGCGGGCGACGCACACGTGGTCACTCCGCTGTCCGACGACGTCAACACGCTGGCTGCCATGCTGGCGGCGCTCGACCCCGCGATCATGCCCGAACCCGGTAACGATCCGCGCACTGCCGCGGAGCTGGCCGCGCAATTGCTGCATGGTGCGGGGCTGAACGAAGGTCGCGTGCTGTTCGTCGCCGACGCATTTCCACGCTCCGCGCAGGCAACGGTCGCGCATACCCTCGCTGGCGCCAGACTCGGCTTCTCGCTGCTTGCGGTCGGCACCGCGCAAGGCGCACCGGTTCCGCTACCCGACGGCGGGTTCCTGCGCGACCCCGATGGTGGCATCCGCGTTCCCGGAGTCGATCTTGCAACGATGCGCGATGCCGCGGCCACGGCGCGCGGGCGCTTTGCGCAGCTTGGTGTGGACGACAGCGATATCCGTTACCTGCTGCCTGCCGAAGCAGCGGTACCGGCACGCACATCCGCGGACACGAACCGCCGCTTCGATCAGTGGCAGGACCGGGCGCCGTGGCTGGCTCTCGCGCTGCTGCCACTGGCAGCGCTGGCATTCCGGCGGGGCTGGCTGCTTGCGCTGACGCTGGCGGCACTGCTGCCCGCACCACACGCCGACGCGCTCGAATGGCGCGATCTGTGGCTGCGCAAGGATCAGCAGGGAGCGCAGGCTCTCGCTGCCGGTGAAGCCGAACGCGCCGCGGGACTGTTCCGCTCCCCGGCATGGCGCGGTGCAGCGCAATATCGGTCAGGAGACTACGTCGGTGCAGCCCGGAGCTGGTCCCAGCAGGACGATGCGACGGCGCACTACAACCGTGGCAACGCGCTGGCGCGTGCCGGTCGGCTCGACGCCGCGATCGCAGCCTACGACGCCGCCCTCGCACGTGACCCGCAGCTTGCCGACGCAGCCGCGAACCGTCGTCTGGTCGAGGAACTCGCACGCCAGCGCAACGCCAACCCGCAGACTGGCGGCAACGATCGCAACGGCTCACCGGCGGACTCGCAGGATCAGGCAGCCGGAACCCCGCAAGCCGACACCGCGCAGGCGCCGTCCGCACCCCGGCCGGGATCGAGCGGCGGTAGCGATTCCGCAAGACCGTCCGGACCCGATGCCAGAGCCGATTCCGCAACACACCCCGGAGCCGGCACCAACGGAAGCCCAGCGACCGAACCGAGTGCCGCAACCGGCGCAGACTCCGCAGCCGTGCAGCAACTGCAGGAACACGATGCTGCGGGTGCGGGCGACGAGTCCGGCCAGACTCGAGATGTGCAACCGCAGGCAGAAGGCAGTGCAGCGTCGGCGCAATCGCCAACACACGCCGCAGAAGACACAGAATCCGTCAGCGGCGCCGCTTCGATTGCGCCCGACCAATCCGCAGACAGCGAAGACGACCAGGCGATGGAGCACTGGTTGCGGCGCATCCCGGACGACCCGGGCGAGTTGC
- a CDS encoding VWA domain-containing protein translates to MIEFAQPWAAVLLPLPLVLRLLWRRAPSYDAALYFPHAVSSAVTPDGRSQRRRLPHVRLALMSLVWLALVAAASAPRQVGDAVATPASGRDLMLAIDISESMLTEDLELDGHTADRLAVVRRVSRDFIGRRTADRIGLILFASAAYLHVPLTFDHATLQRLLDEARIGFAGRQTAIGDALGLAVKHLRNRPEHARVLILVTDGANTAGELPPLQAAELAARAGLRVYTIGVGAESMSLPGLLGGMFGARRLNPSADLDENTLRRIAELTGGQYFRARDGSELQRIYTELDRLEPVEQNALYYRPRVSLAHWPLALALTVTLVLAASLLRPQRSTSPRGG, encoded by the coding sequence GTCGTACGACGCGGCGCTCTATTTCCCGCACGCGGTGAGCAGTGCCGTCACGCCGGATGGCAGATCGCAACGCAGGCGGCTGCCGCACGTGCGCCTCGCGCTGATGTCGCTGGTGTGGCTGGCGCTGGTAGCGGCTGCGAGCGCACCTCGCCAGGTCGGTGATGCCGTCGCCACTCCGGCCAGTGGTCGCGACCTGATGCTCGCGATCGATATTTCCGAGAGCATGCTGACCGAAGACCTCGAACTCGACGGACACACCGCCGACCGTCTTGCCGTGGTGCGGCGGGTTTCACGCGATTTCATCGGCAGACGCACTGCTGATCGTATCGGGCTGATCCTGTTCGCGAGCGCCGCCTACCTGCACGTACCGCTCACCTTCGACCACGCCACGTTGCAGCGGCTGCTCGACGAGGCGCGCATCGGATTCGCCGGACGCCAGACCGCGATCGGCGATGCGCTGGGGCTCGCCGTGAAGCACCTGCGCAACCGTCCGGAACACGCGCGCGTGCTGATACTGGTCACCGACGGTGCCAACACGGCCGGCGAGCTGCCGCCACTGCAGGCAGCCGAACTCGCGGCGCGGGCTGGCCTGCGCGTCTACACGATCGGCGTCGGTGCGGAATCGATGAGCTTGCCGGGGCTGCTGGGCGGCATGTTCGGGGCGAGACGACTGAATCCATCCGCAGACCTCGACGAAAACACCTTGCGCCGGATCGCGGAACTTACCGGCGGGCAGTATTTCCGCGCACGCGATGGCAGCGAACTGCAACGGATCTACACCGAACTCGATCGCCTCGAGCCGGTGGAACAGAACGCGCTCTACTACCGTCCACGGGTCTCGCTGGCGCACTGGCCGCTGGCGCTTGCACTGACGGTGACGCTAGTGCTCGCTGCCAGCCTGCTGCGGCCACAGCGCAGCACATCGCCACGTGGAGGCTGA